The window ATTGTCTTTTATCCAATCTGGTCCAGTGATGCAGCATCTTCTCTTTCAACTGTTATTTCCTGTACTGAAACTGAAtacctccatctgctggtggaaTGCTGCAATATAAAGTCACCAATATTGATCAATTATTATAACCTGCGTGTGGTGGTAAAAACAATGTCATATCACACGTTGATTTGAATGTCCGCCTAGAATGTAACCATATGGTTACACAATGTGATAATATGTATGTACAATGGCCAAAAGAGATCACTCGTGAGCCACCAACTGATTGATGAACAGTGTTTGATGAGTGTTGCTATTTCTCTTGAGTTTGGCATGTGGTTTTTATACCCGTTGTTCGGTTGAGACCTGAAATGGTTAGTCGAGGCATTGATCGTTAACCACAATTTGCATGATTTAAGAATCGTGTAAGAGGTGTATCAAGCAAAATATTCAATTAAAACCTTGGTTTTAGGACTTTTGATCTGAATAAATAACTCGTTTGAAAATGTGTGATGGACACAGTGTATAAAACCGCTGGTGCAGCTGGCATCGACAAAGCCTCCGTGGGGTGCACGTGGTGGGAATGCCCTGGTGCACAGGTAAACGCCAGGGATGTTTGCTTGGTTACGTACCGACGTCAAAGCGCGCACAtcgtatcccagcatgcagcaggAGGCCGTTGAGAGATCCAGCAGCTGGTAGTGAGTTGCTCGAGCAGCCAGCAGGGAGCAACCAACGATCAACACGGAGCGCACACATTTCCCTCTCCATGTGAGAAAAACCTGAGCCGTCTACCGTCTACAGGCgactggagggagaaaaaaatatgCCGTTCGGACGCCGGACGTGTTCCCTCCGCGGCCTTTGAGTCATCGTTGTGAGCAGGTTCTCGTTTCGGAGgattcctccctccatcctccggaTCGCACCGAACAGGCAATGACAACGGTCGCGGCTACCCCGCAGCAGATGAGGGACCGGCTGCTGCAGGCCATCGACAGTCACAGCAATGTGAGTGAAGCTAGCCGGCTAGCAAGCTACGGGTAGCTTGTTTACCTGAACTCTTGTCAAACTACTCGATGCGGTTATAACATTAGCTGTGAAATAACTGTTAcgttgttttgaaaaaaatgcgTGGTTTTCTGTTTTGGGTTGGCACTGACCGGTCGAGTGATTGCGAAAGGTGGAAGAAGCCACACGACTTGACAGCTTGCAAGCTAACTTAGCCGAAGCGCTCCCTCGGTCAGACATCAATCCGGCGTTAGCTGGTGTAGCATGTTAGCTGTTAGCCGTAACGCTAAATGGGATTTAGAGTATGGCTTAAAAGAATATCATGTATACGTGTGCCTTACGCGTTACTCTTAAATGATCGGCGTTTCCTGCTAATTGGTTGGGTATTTGGTTGTAGACCGTCTCCCTTTACTGTGTCGGTACGGAATAGTGGGAAGTAGCTAAGCAACTCTTAGCTCAAATAGCTATGTTACGTTTTAGGAAATAGTCGGAGCCTTCCTTCGCAAAGTAGCTAGCCTAAATGCTAGCGGTAGCCAATTTAGCTAACGAATATCTACCGACACTGAACCGCTCGTAGACGTTTTGACAGAACGTGAAACTTGCTCCAATTAAAGGTATATCTATCGTTGCTTCAAGCTTTTGCTGTAATGTTACGCTTTTAAATGTTGCAATAATCAAGTTCCTTTTGGAGTTGACACCTTGCCATCGTTACTTTTTAACGTGGATTTGAAGCATACAGGGAAGCTAATATTTCCTAAGCTAACTTGCACCCACACGTTGCATGCTGGATTCAATAGCGATAATAGTCTTAACGTTAACACATTACTTTGTAAACCATGTGGGTATCAATTATTCGCGTTGTCTTTATCGGGACTGTGAATCACATACTCATCTACACTGTTAATGTCGATATTAAGTGAAAACTAAACATTTGCTTTCGTCAATCAACTGTGCATGTGAAGTAATATCAACATTTCTATGTGTTCTCCCTGCAGATATGCAATATGGTGGCTGTATTGGAGGTAATCTCCTTTCTTGAAAAGTATCCTATCACCAAAGAAGCACTTGAGGTAAGACCGCTGATTACATGTGAACTATGTTGAATTCTAATACTGAATTTGTTTCTAACTTTCAAGCCTTTTTTGTATATAGGAAACTCGACTGGGAAAACTGATCAATGATGTAAGGAAGAAGACCAAGAATGAAGATCTTGCCAAGCGCTCTAAGAAGCTCTTACGGACATGGCAAAAGCTGATTGAACCTGGGCCAGCTGTTGCTGCCAGTGCCCCCGGCTCCACCAATGGCAGTTCTCATCCCTGCAGAACCGATGCCTCTCCTCCTGACATTTTGGTGTCCGGGAAGGGAGTCCCTGAAGTCAAAATCAGGAACGACGTTCACAACACATACTCGCCAAAAGCCGAGAAATCAAGCAGCCGCAAACGACGAGCGGATCCCAGGGACAGTGGAGTGCACTTACTGGAAAAGATCTCCAAGATGTCTTCGTTTGACGTCTCGGTTTCCCCACCACCCACCAATGGGATTGCAGGCAGTCCTGATGTTGTGCCTGACCAGCAGGTCACCTCGTCTCCTGACAAATCTCGCCTAGAGCACCTTGATAACGATAAAATCAATAGAATTCCGGTAAATGCTGTCAAGCCTCGTCCTAGCTCCCCCGGAGTGGCCAAACTACCTAGCACTTCCTCTATGATTAAGGTTGCTGTGATGCAGCAACAGACCAGATTGgatgaaggaggtggggggggttattaCAAAGCCAAAAGTCCCCGTGGCCTCACTTCCAGTCCAAGGACCGTGAAGCAAGAAACCATTAAACAACGCTCATCAACATTTGGACCAAAAGGAACACCTACCCCAAGCCCTTCATCCATGGactctcctttgtctttgtctcagcCTGTATCCTCCCCAACCCAAGCTGCATCTGCTGACAAGCTGCCCAACTCTTCTCATAGGTCTTCGATGCACTGGACCAGTTCGTCAGAAGTGCCCTCATATTGTTCACCACAAGACATATCTTCAACACTGGAATCCCCGTCAGTCTCCCCTTTGCCCTCTCGACCACAACACAACTCAGAATTACACAGACCAACTTCTGAGGGGGCCATGCCTGTGTCTGATGACCCAGACGGGACTCCAGTTCCCCACTCGGAGCATAAAAAGAGGAAGTACAGGCCAAGGGACTACTCTGTCAACCTGGATGGCCAGAAAATAGAGGACACATCTAAACCTGTGCGGTTAAAAGAGCGCAGATTAACATTTGATCCTGTCACAGGTCAGATCAAACCTCTGGTACACAGAGAGCCTTCTCAAACAGAGGACGCCTCCACTCCTGACCTTGCGGAGTCTAGGCAGAGAACTGAAAGCACTGTACAACAGCCCGCTGCTCCGATCCTATTCCCAGTCCCGGTCcaaaccccaaccccaaccccagcCCCGGTCCCAGGTCCTAGCCCTAATCCTTTCCTTCAAACAAACTGGAAGGAACTGTCCAGAAATGAAATCATCCAGTCCTACTTGAACCTTCAGAGTAATGTGCTGACCTCTTCTGGGGTCCAGGCCCCTAGTGCACACTTTTTCATGTCACAGTATCTGAAAAGGGAAGAACAGGAGATCAAGGACTCCCGGAAGAGGCATGTTCTGCAGACGGACGGTGCAGTAGAGGATTTACCGGGTTTGAGTCGGGAGGTGACAGACGAGGACCTGGACAGGGTTCAGACACAGCACTGGCCCGGTGTGAACGGTTGTCATGACACCGAGGGCGCCTGGTATGATTGGACAGAGTGCATATCGTTGGACCCGCATGGGGATGAAAGCAAATTGAACATCCTGCCATATGTTTGCCTAGACTGAGAGGGTTCGGAAAGGTTGCCGTCTTTTTCCACGCCTATCCTTGTCTCCCCAAAGAGACAAGATACTTTGTGATTTTGTTTGTCCACTGTGTGTTTGGCAAAAGCCAGGCCCGCTAAACTCCCCTCCCATTGCCTCATGTTTCTGTGATgatctaaattacattttggtttcaaaagaGTTGAGATTAAAATATTGGTTAAGTTTGTAATACCAAGGGctgtttctattttatttttcaagctGAAAGCCACAGGAATGACTCGGCCCTAGTTGCAGTGTGCTGATCCGAACACTGAAGAGGACGGAATTATCCTAGATGATGTGAATTTGATGTTCTATCTCAATTTCAGTCTCACTGGGAGGATGCGGtttcttttttcgtttttttttttttcctttttagaccTGTCTAGTTATGTGGAGTTGCGTATGAGGAAACGCCGGAGTTTAGCTGTCCTGTCCACACCGCCACGTCAGTGCCCAGTAAGGTGTTGATAGAGTTCATCTAGCACAGGTAGAGCCAAACATGTCCAAGAGTATAACATCCTGGATCATATTGGGAAGTTACAATAAGCTTTATGTGAGATATAAAGAGTAAATTATAAATTTGTTTTGTATACATCTATTTATTTTGACCAGCTCATTCATGGGACGCTCAGAAACCTTTAGATCTgttattagttttagtttttcctgTTTGCGCCACAATGCTGTCAGTTTAATCTTCAATGTTATAGGAGCATACAGATGTTTCTAGCATGGTCCGTCTTTAAGGGGGAGGCCGATGCATTTGGTCCTTAACATTCCATACGCTCTCAACACACAGCTCCTTTTATGCCTATGCAATATCAGCGCTAGGCAAGCAATGTATTTAGAACAGTGATTTGGTTTCAAAATGGTGCAGtgttaatttaaaatgaatatctcAAATTTCTGCGCACATTTTCCCCCAAGCTTTCGATATTTTGTGTCAAAACAAATGGTACTGATCAATAATTGGATTCAGAGAGAAAATcatgtttatatttgtataCTGGGACTTGCGTTTGGATACCGTTTGCCTTCTGGTTTACCACAATGCTTTAGCGAGTTTAACAGCCTTCGTGAATGTACGGCAGTGAGACCTCTTATGCACCGGTTCGTAAGTGGACAACTTGTATGTGAACCTCTTGTTTCCTTACTGACTGAATTCAAATGTGAGTAGTGACTGACGCTCCCCCAATCTTAGTGGCCAAAGTTAATTCAGAGCTTAAGACCCATTAAAGGTTTTTGCAGCTGTTTTGGGGAGTTTTATAAAACCTTTAGGATGCCGTTTGAGGAGCATTTCTTTTTGCTTCCCTTTTCCACTACAATCAAACCAAAcatgggaggagggagaaagcgTTCTGCATCTGATGCTTTTGGCATTTTCCATGAACCATctaatactttttgatttcCCTTGTCATAATCCTCAGTCACTACCCATCTTTCTCACATGACTTAAGTTAAGATTGGCTTCTGCGCAGCCGCCGTCTTTTCATTCTTTCAGTCATCCCTACCAATGTGCCttggtaaatggtaaatctGGATTTGCTTCTGCATAAATCACGCCTGTCCGTGGAGCTTTGAGTTGCGGGAATTGCAAGTCCCAGGATCAGTATGACGCTGGTATATGCACCGTTTCTGTTACTTTTTGTACCCGCTGATCCAGAGAGTGAAGCTGCCGACCATGAAAAACTGCACAACGGCGCAGCTGGCAATAAAGGAAAAGTGCTGCAACCGGTTGATAAGAATCTGTTTTCTGGAGTTTTGACTGGGGCGTCTTTATTTGTTCGGTGTTTAACATCTCTCCattgtttgaaaataaaatgatctaAATCTTCAGCTCGGTCGTGGGTCTTTCACGCTGCCGTTGCCCCATTGAAACTAAAGGGTCAGTCTGAGCTTTGctacttctgcttttttttttcttttttcccttctgttttttaaaCCGTACTTGAAGTTTCGTTACGCTGTAATTGCACAGTTCATCCACGTGGAGACGCACAAGATCCATTTTCTTGTTTGCGTCGGTGTGGCCGTGTAACTTCCGTTTAGTGGGAACCTATTGTATCAGACTTGAATTTTTTCAGGGTCCACAAACAATATATGGCTCTTATTTTAAGTGAAATAATCATACTTTACATTTAGCAATACATTAATGGGGCAGTGTGTGAAAAAGGAAGTGACTTTTGTGTATTAGTCAGATATTGCGAATGGAGTCTCGGTGGTCTCCGGTGTATCATAACTACGTCACTCCGTGCCGTGATTCTGTGCGCTGACGGCATCACATTGCAGGTATGAGGATTAGTAACTGCCCCACCTGGTTGGTGACTTCTCAAACTCTGAATCAGCCGTCTGCACACCTGTATGATGTAATCTGCTGCCGCAGGTATCCTCATAATCACAGCTGTAGTGAGACTGAGGAGAGACACCTGGCCTCGcgtcattatttgttttaacaaaaacaacgaTGCGTCTTGTCTCGTTAAGTGGAAGTTGTGCAATTCCAACAAATCAAAATGATGTCATGATTGGTTGATGTTGGGGTTTATTTTCCTTATGTATTAATTGTCAAATGATTTTCTTGCTGACTAAATTGTTTTGCCTTTAAGATTTTAAAGTATAGCTTTATATGACGTCttcatcttatttttcttttctatccAACACCACAAAACCCAAATATATCACACATTATCCTATGATAAGAAATTGCTGATTGATTTTCCATCAATTAATCAAATAATTTTAATTTTGGTAAATTATACACGGCACACTTCTTTCGGCAGTTTGAGCctaaaaaatgcttttctgtTCTGAGCACTTTGTAATCGATGCAGCTATGTGTGCGTCATGCTTTCAGTGGTTAATTCTAGGTTAATTTTCAGCATGAAACCTCCCACTCAGAAACTCTCCAACATGCTTTGCTTTAATTAATTCAGGTCTCAGAAAAGTACGCGGACCGTCGAACCAGAGTAGCTGGAACGAAGGTCATTTCTAAGGTAACCAGCTGCAAGTTTGTGAGCCAATGTGAATGGCTGTGTCTTTACACCAAAGGTCCAATGGTCCATAACTAGATTACGCCTCGTCTGCGAAAACAACCTGGAATGTGGTTCAGTGTGTGGGCCTCCTTTGAGAAAAAATATGTGTTGATGAAACTCCTTCAATGAAGTGATTTTCATACTGTTTTCTCTTTGAACAATCTGGCATTGTTTACAAAAACAGCTCGATGTTGCAGACCAGACTCTCAGTTCTCTGTGAGACCAACGTTCAGTCCAGGTAAATTACGCACTGGCATTGGTATGCAAAGAAGGAAGCAATACTGCACAAGGAACTGTTTCGATTCAGACATTATAGAGCCGTTCTAAAAACAGCCCTGGCGTGTGAAGCTGTTTAAGCTGCAAGCTGGATCTATTATCTTCAACCTCATATCACCGACATTACGTCAGCCCAGTAGCTTATAAACtacttattttttcttcttctgttcgaCAGTGAGTCAAAAGACTGCGACAATTGGTCTCGTCCGCTGAGTGTCTGGTATGCAGGGAGGAGTCCGGCGGATCACTCCCACCATTCAGGAATTTGGGAAGTTTCCTTCCATATATGGAGTTTTTGATGTCAATCGCGATctaaggaggagaagggaaaggTGGAGTTTAGAATTGATCAACGAAGCACACAAGCGAAGAGTATACAGGAAAAACAAGACGTGTCGTTTCTATCTACTTCCGGGATTGACGAAATTTGTTATGTGCTGTAAATTATTAtgcagttgtggttgttggAAAATCCTGCTTCTACATCCTACACAACAAAAAATAGTAAATACATTATGTAAGCATACCTACCAGAAGAAAACTATCACTTGCAAGTCGTGAAGTGTACAATTCACCAAACCCTTCAATCAGCAATGGCAAAATTAAGAGATTCCATACAATACATATAAACAAAATAACCGACAGTCATGTTGAGCAATTTAATGATATATAAGCCTTATATTGCTATTCAGTGCTAGCATAAGATAGAAAGTTGACTATCAAATAGACTTGAGGGGCTGCACCCAATCATTGAGCCTGCTCTAATTCCGCCGTATTCGCGCGCTGCCGGTCCTCTGGTGATCTATGAGCAGCGAACTATCTTGACTCTTGAGTCGACGCTCTTTGATCGAAACCGTGGGATCGCTCTAATTGGCGGCCGTTAAAAAGAGAGGAAGTATTTAGTTCACGTCGAGGTCTCATTGGCAGAGAAAGTCACAGATCGTTCGGTGCTGTTTATAATCTGGTAGCGGTctactttttaaagtttttaaacacagaaaactcgCAACTCAATTGACAATGTCTTTTAACAAGGGTCCTTCCTTCGGATTATCAgcggaaataaaaaacaaggtaggtgttaaatattattttatccCAAATGTTACAGTAAGTAAGCAGCACTGAACTTCATCACCCAAAAGTTAACGTGAGTCACTCATCGTGCTCTTTCCTTCGCGAGTCCGGAGTCACCTGGCATCCATTTTGATGTGCGGGCCAATGTCACTTATTCAGACGGAAAGGCCGCCCGAAAAACCCGTTTAGCGATGTGAAAGTCTCCTCTTTTTAAACGGAATAAACCGGCTTTTAAACTTTCACAACTCCCCTCCACTTTCGAGGTGTATGTTCTTGAATAGTTTTAAGTCTTAAAACGAGGATACACGTTGGGCGTTGTCCCTCCTGGCAAAAGAAATGTCGTTGtggcaacaaagaaaaaagtgaTCCCCGCTTCCAGCGTTTTCTGCGGCGGGTTCGCCATTAGTCCGGAGTTTGAATGTCAACTTCTCCTGTTGTTATTTTTGACTGTATACAGTTTCCTACTTCCTCTCTTGTGGGAAGGTGCGCTGCTTctcttaataaaacattttcttcactCATTCACGTCAGCGTAGGATATTCTttgcttttctcctttctttccccTTCATTCCGAAATAAATCCCTTGCTTTGACTAAAACGGCCACCGACCGACCTCCAGTGTGCCGCCGCCCCCTCTGCGGCCGTGTGGCTCTCTGAGTGCGGCCTTGTTTATTTTGACCTGCCTGCGCACCCGGAGCCACTTAAAATACCTCGACCGATGCCGGAGATTAGTTTCCTTTACAGTTCCAACAGGGaaacttctttcttttccacatGTTTAAGCTCAATACGCACATTGCTTCTACTTTATTCATAGTCATGCGCAAGGAAACTGACATCTCTTCGGTATTTGCTTGCacctttttgcaaaaaaaaaagtagataatTCCCGTTTCAGAAATGGAACATTTTTCTATAATTTTTTTCCAAGGAAAAAACATGACTTGTCATTCCTCGTATGAGAAAGTGTCCTGGTCCCCCTCGTCAAATCAGCGTTTTGACTCCCTGATGTCCTtgagatgaggatgatgattatGTGGTATTTCCTGTCATCGGATCGTATAGTCACTGAAATGTGACGTAAACAGTTCGTAGAACCCTTCTGCCCCTAGTTTCACTTTTGCATCCACAGAATGcatgtttaataaataaaataagtttCCTGTTTGAATACAGGCCTCTGCTAATTATTCATTCATTGGCTCAATGTATTTTTCTGCTTCATTTCAACCAGTCCAACAACTGTGGCAAACTCCTTCTGTTCAGCTTGACTCTTTGTGGGTAGTCTCTCTTTTTTCCGAAGGGGATAATAACTGAaggaaaaaatgtaattagaaGCTTAAAAGTAGAAGCAGCTGTAAGCAGAGTGCAGCCAGCTTCCATGTGCGAGGAGACTTAAAGGCTGTGGTTCAGCTTCTCGTTGGCCTCGGGCCACTGAGAGAAATCGCAGATTGTCGGTTTGCACGAACTCAGTCaacaccttttttattttttagaaatctcttatcccccttttttttgcttatcataaaatgtgcttttttctttttttttcttggggtGTTAAAAGTCTTGAATGGCTTCTTTCAGAGAGGGGGGGACTTAGCACGTTAACAGTGATACCCTTCACAAGTATCACCCCCCCATTTTGAGCCACCACCTTCCTGTGCTTCACTGGTGAATTTATCAGCTCACCAGACCGGATATCTGCGCGTGCGTCACtatcaacatttatttataaggcctaaaaaaataagaacaaatCCCCTTTTTTAGACGTAGCAAAGGGAACTTCATGGATGACTAATGAACCTGACCACATGACTCTTTAGAGGAGACAATACTAACATGTTGTGGAGGATACTCTAGTATCTTGTATGAATTTACGAATCACCTACTGGCTGTTATTGTTTCTTATGGCACATatgtgaccttttgacctctcCGCCCAACCAGATTGCGCAGAAGTATGACTCTCAGAAAGAGGACGAGCTGAGGGTTTGGATCGAAGAGCTCACAGGCGCATCCATCGGCTCCGACTTCCAGAAAGGCCTGAAGAGTGGAGTCATTTTATGCAC is drawn from Gasterosteus aculeatus chromosome 3, fGasAcu3.hap1.1, whole genome shotgun sequence and contains these coding sequences:
- the crsp7 gene encoding mediator of RNA polymerase II transcription subunit 26; this translates as MTTVAATPQQMRDRLLQAIDSHSNICNMVAVLEVISFLEKYPITKEALEETRLGKLINDVRKKTKNEDLAKRSKKLLRTWQKLIEPGPAVAASAPGSTNGSSHPCRTDASPPDILVSGKGVPEVKIRNDVHNTYSPKAEKSSSRKRRADPRDSGVHLLEKISKMSSFDVSVSPPPTNGIAGSPDVVPDQQVTSSPDKSRLEHLDNDKINRIPVNAVKPRPSSPGVAKLPSTSSMIKVAVMQQQTRLDEGGGGGYYKAKSPRGLTSSPRTVKQETIKQRSSTFGPKGTPTPSPSSMDSPLSLSQPVSSPTQAASADKLPNSSHRSSMHWTSSSEVPSYCSPQDISSTLESPSVSPLPSRPQHNSELHRPTSEGAMPVSDDPDGTPVPHSEHKKRKYRPRDYSVNLDGQKIEDTSKPVRLKERRLTFDPVTGQIKPLVHREPSQTEDASTPDLAESRQRTESTVQQPAAPILFPVPVQTPTPTPAPVPGPSPNPFLQTNWKELSRNEIIQSYLNLQSNVLTSSGVQAPSAHFFMSQYLKREEQEIKDSRKRHVLQTDGAVEDLPGLSREVTDEDLDRVQTQHWPGVNGCHDTEGAWYDWTECISLDPHGDESKLNILPYVCLD